Proteins co-encoded in one Gadus morhua chromosome 6, gadMor3.0, whole genome shotgun sequence genomic window:
- the sdhaf1 gene encoding succinate dehydrogenase assembly factor 1, mitochondrial: protein MSRHSKMQQQVLALYRQFLQAGRDKPGFIPRIRDEFRENSRIKKKDVMHIEYLFRRAQRQLEQLRDVNTKQLGSFSKPKTDR from the coding sequence ATGTCCCGACACAGTAAAATGCAACAGCAGGTTCTGGCCTTGTATCGCCAGTTCCTCCAAGCGGGACGGGACAAACCAGGCTTCATCCCCCGCATCCGAGACGAGTTCAGGGAGAACTCCCGGATCAAGAAGAAGGACGTCATGCACATCGAGTATCTGTTCCGTCGGGCCCAGAGGCAACTGGAGCAGCTGAGGGACGTCAACACCAAACAGCTGGGCTCCTTCTCCAAACCTAAAACAGACAGATGA
- the nudt18 gene encoding 8-oxo-dGDP phosphatase NUDT18 isoform X2, giving the protein MVQEAKQECFGQWYLPAGRMEEGEAIEAAMQREVKEEAGFDCQPITLLLIQEQGPQWIRFIFLAKVTGGSLKIPGEGDQESLQATWWDRVSPLQLRGRDILDLIDSGLKYHQETWHPRTLPVAIPCSHVVQRLVLIFSNAEEELWVLLVKAPRLHLPTAGAVKTHTLMWASSLVVQDALGSLYYDQEVTALGVLGLQHHYHPTPGRLQSRCSDGVCFNMLAQLVPDPVQRDRDGEKLEVVPPSQPPPPENPRYTWKRIQSQVLTDILLGKMKNPCTLPIHSLY; this is encoded by the exons ATGGTGCAGGAGGCCAAGCAGGAGTGTTTTGGACAGTGGTACCTCCCTGCAGgtaggatggaggagggggaggctatTGAGGCGGCGATGCAGAGGGAG GTGAAAGAGGAAGCAGGCTTTGactgtcagccaatcacattgCTGTTGATCCAGGAGCAGGGACCACAATGGATCCGCTTCATTTTCCTTGCCAAggtcacag ggggcagtctGAAGATTCCGGGTGAGGGGGATCAAGAGTCCCTGCAGGCTACCTGGTGGGATAGGGTGTCTCCTCTTCAACTAAGAGGACGCGACATCCTCGACCTTATAGACTCTGGGCTCAA GTACCACCAAGAGACATGGCATCCTCGCACGCTACCGGTGGCCATACCCTGCAGTCACGTGGTGCAGAGGCTGGTCCTCATCTTCTCCAATGCCGAAGAGGAGCTCTGGGTTCTACTGGTTAAAG cCCCGCGCCTCCACCTCCCCACAGCAGGGGCGGTGAAGACCCATACGCTGATGTGGGCCTCTAGCCTGGTGGTGCAGGATGCCCTGGGGTCCCTCTACTACGACCAAGAGGTCACGGCACTGGGCGTGCTGGGCCTGCAGCACCACTACCACCCCACGCCCGGACGCCTGCAGTCCCGGTGCAGTGACGGCGTCTGCTTCAACATGCTGGCGCAGCTGGTTCCGGACCCCGTCCAGCGGGACCGGGACGGGGAGAAGCTGGAGGTGGTGCCGCCaagccagccgccgccgccggagaACCCTCGGTACACCTGGAAACGCATCCAGAGCCAGGTGCTGACGGACATCCTGCTGGGGAAGATGAAGAACCCCTGCACCTTACCCATCCACAGTCTGTACTGA
- the nudt18 gene encoding 8-oxo-dGDP phosphatase NUDT18 isoform X1, producing the protein MEVEDQIRRIMEGEGLEFTELDVHPDQAKPATLRKTVSYIVCAVILNDQEEVLMVQEAKQECFGQWYLPAGRMEEGEAIEAAMQREVKEEAGFDCQPITLLLIQEQGPQWIRFIFLAKVTGGSLKIPGEGDQESLQATWWDRVSPLQLRGRDILDLIDSGLKYHQETWHPRTLPVAIPCSHVVQRLVLIFSNAEEELWVLLVKAPRLHLPTAGAVKTHTLMWASSLVVQDALGSLYYDQEVTALGVLGLQHHYHPTPGRLQSRCSDGVCFNMLAQLVPDPVQRDRDGEKLEVVPPSQPPPPENPRYTWKRIQSQVLTDILLGKMKNPCTLPIHSLY; encoded by the exons ATGGAGGTTGAGGATCAGATCAGAAGGAttatggagggagaggggttagAGTTCACAGAGTTAGATGTGcatcctgatcaggccaaacCAGCAACGCTTAGAAAAACAGTCTCTTACATCGTCTGCGCAGTCATCCTTAACGACCAG gaggaAGTGCTTATGGTGCAGGAGGCCAAGCAGGAGTGTTTTGGACAGTGGTACCTCCCTGCAGgtaggatggaggagggggaggctatTGAGGCGGCGATGCAGAGGGAG GTGAAAGAGGAAGCAGGCTTTGactgtcagccaatcacattgCTGTTGATCCAGGAGCAGGGACCACAATGGATCCGCTTCATTTTCCTTGCCAAggtcacag ggggcagtctGAAGATTCCGGGTGAGGGGGATCAAGAGTCCCTGCAGGCTACCTGGTGGGATAGGGTGTCTCCTCTTCAACTAAGAGGACGCGACATCCTCGACCTTATAGACTCTGGGCTCAA GTACCACCAAGAGACATGGCATCCTCGCACGCTACCGGTGGCCATACCCTGCAGTCACGTGGTGCAGAGGCTGGTCCTCATCTTCTCCAATGCCGAAGAGGAGCTCTGGGTTCTACTGGTTAAAG cCCCGCGCCTCCACCTCCCCACAGCAGGGGCGGTGAAGACCCATACGCTGATGTGGGCCTCTAGCCTGGTGGTGCAGGATGCCCTGGGGTCCCTCTACTACGACCAAGAGGTCACGGCACTGGGCGTGCTGGGCCTGCAGCACCACTACCACCCCACGCCCGGACGCCTGCAGTCCCGGTGCAGTGACGGCGTCTGCTTCAACATGCTGGCGCAGCTGGTTCCGGACCCCGTCCAGCGGGACCGGGACGGGGAGAAGCTGGAGGTGGTGCCGCCaagccagccgccgccgccggagaACCCTCGGTACACCTGGAAACGCATCCAGAGCCAGGTGCTGACGGACATCCTGCTGGGGAAGATGAAGAACCCCTGCACCTTACCCATCCACAGTCTGTACTGA